In the genome of Hyphomicrobium sp. ghe19, the window GGCTTTCCAAAGATTCAGAACGTAGCGCTCGAGCGCGGGGCTCACGACGATCGTGTCCTGAATGACGTTTGCGAGACCGTTGAGCCGGCGATAGTCGAGGACGCCATCCTTCAGAGATCCGATGAGCGTGTCTACGTCATGGAACCTCGTGGCGAAAAGCAGCTCGCGGCGCGATTTTTCGTCCGATGGAGTCGAGATAGCCACTTCCATCAGGAAGCGATCGCGCGCGGCGGCCGGCAGCTCGAACGTTTCTTCGCGCTCGATGCGGTTGCGATCCGCGAAGACGAGCAGATGCGGGAATACGTGCTCCTGGTTGAAAGCCGTGATGCTCCGTTCGGCCATCAATCTCAGCAACAGCGAATGGACCTGCGGGCGCGCGCGATTGATCTCGTTGAAAAAGAAAACGGAGAGATCTCTGCCATGACGCAGCACCGGCCCTGGCTCGACGCGCGGCTTACCGTCCTCATTGAGGAACGTGTAGTAGATCATGTCGGAAGGCATCAAATCGATGGTGCCCTCGATGCGCTCATAGGCGCCGCCGAGTGCGCGGGCGACGGCCCTGAGGAGTGTCGTCTTGCCGACACCGACGTCGCCTTCGAGGAGAACGTGGCCACGCGCGAAGACGGCAATCGTCAAAAGCCTGATTGCGCGTTCCTGGCCAACGACGGCTTTTGCGATTTCACGCTCGAAGTCCAAAGCGCGGCCGCGCCAGCCTTGGAGATCCAGCGGTTCGATAGTCTCTGCTATATCTGACCGGTCGAGTGTAGGGCTATTCATTTATTTTTGCTTCCCGACAATGACGTGCTCCGGCGGGCCGAACGGGAGAACGTCACTTCACAACCTAAAAAGGGGGTGCTGCCGAGACAGCACCCCAGGTACCTCGGAGAGGAAGTTGTGATCCTGCAAGCGTAGCAAGATCCGAGGCTCGAGTTCAGGTGCGTCTACTGAATTTTTGAGACGTCGTAGACCCACTTGCCGGTTTTCTTGAAGTTGTCGGCGCGAAGCTTGTTGCGCTCCTCTTGCGCTTTCAATGCAGTGCTCTGCTTCGCCAACTCTTTGGGATCGTGCTTGGGATCGTACTTCGTGCCTGCAACCTTATCCGGGAATCCCGGCTTCGGCTCCCAGCAGTTTCCCGATGCCTTGCAGTGCTGGCCGTCATACGCCAGGGCTGCAGGAGCGGTCGCTCCGGCGAGGCCTGCGATGGCAACGATAGCGCCGGCTATCAACGGGAGTGAAATCGTCTTCATAGGCTTTCCTCCATTTTTTCTACTCAAGATCAGGTGGGTTCACTCCACCCTTGTTGTTCCCGTACCAGCCAACTTGCGCGACACTGCCGCGTCGGGTTGTTGCGCTAGTTTCCGGAAATTTTGCATTGTTGCTTTAGAGCGGCCGCTCGGCCCGTCTTTTCCCATTCCTCGATTTTGAATGGTTTGAATGCCTTCTTCTGCTCGGGCGTCAGCCAGTCGGCATCCTTGACGTCATCCTTCTGGACATGGCGAATCCACGCGATGAGCTTCAGATGATCATCGAGTTCGAGGTCTTGACCGTGCGGGCCCATCATGCCGTTCGCGCCGCCGAAGATCGTTTCAAAAAGACCTTTGTCCGTCGTGTTCTTGGGATACGTCCAATAGGAATCATTTAGGCCCGGACCGACTTTGCCTTCGGCGACATGACCGTGACATCCGGAGCAGGATTCGAGATAGATCTCCTCGCCCTTGGGCAGGCAACCGACGACCTCCGTGTAGGGATCGACACCGGTCTCCATGAACTTCTTGACGGCCGGCGTATCCCTGCCTTCTTTCGGCGCGAGACCGTCGACATCAATCACTTCACCTGTGACGGTGTTTCTGAAGGTTTCCTGTGCAGAGGTCGGTTGTCCGCTCGTCACCAATGCAAAGACAGCAAGCCCCGCTGCCATAACTGCGAATTTCATATTCAATTTCTCTTCCACTCTTCTTTTCAACTACCGGCAACCGCCGCCGTTACGACTTACGTTCGCGGCGCCGGCGGCACGTAGGGCACGCCCTCTTCCTTCAAGACTTGCTCGATCTTCGGCTGTGCCTTCGGCAAGGCCGCATCGATCGCGGTCAGCAGAACTTTGTCGTCCTTGCGCACCGCAAACGATTGATCGAAGTGAAACGGTACTCGCTCGCCGTCTGAGCGAACGTTGTTGTCGGGGATAACGACCATCTTCAGGGCATCATTGGCGACCACGTAGCGAGCGACTTCCGGCGCAAACGCGACTGCGAGAGCTGCCGTCTTGTCGGCGACTTCACCGACCATCCGGTCCGGCGGGATGCGCGTGTACGAGTTCCGCTTGTCCTTGAAGTTCGTCAGAGACGAAACGTAGTTGATGCTGTCGTTGTAAAGATCGAGTTTGGTCATCATGACTTCGGCAGGCGTGCCTTGGACAAAGCCAATGAGGTGCGCCTTCGCGAGATCGGGGCTATCCCAGCTTTCGATCTTCAGGGGAGAGTCCTTGCGGACGATGAAGACATAAGGTGCCCGGTAGTACGGTCGCGAAGTCTGCACACGCTCGTCGCCGGTATCGGCGCCGATGACGACGTCGCAAAGCTTCTTGTCGAGTTGATCGCGGACGGCGTAAATCGCGGGCTTATCCGACCAGACGAATTCGGCTTTTCGCCCCATCTCGGCTGCGAGAATTTCCGCGATCTTGTTCTCGAAGCCAGATTTATCGGTTGCGGAGTAGGGCAGCTCCTTGGCAGCTGCGCAAATCCGAAGCACGGATGCGTCGTTCGCCGGCGTTGCCGTGGCTTCGTCCGAATGCGAAGGCGCGGACGAGAAAATTGCAAACGCCGTGATGGTGATCGCGGCGGCGAACTGGATGCTTGATGACATTGAGTTGGTGGAACGCTTTTCTTTCAGCCCGCGGGTCATACTGGAATCACCTTTCAAGTTCGGGTGCCGCATGGCGGCACAGCGTTCGGGCTAGTAAAGCCGCCAGATTGCGAGCTCTTCCTTTGCGAGGGCGGGCACCGCGGCTGTGAAGCGAGATGCGCTACTTTCGTGTGGCGCAAGACTGTTCTGAGAAGCTAGGTCGAGGGGAGGCAGGTGCGGCATCGGATGTGTTTTTCCGATGCCGCACCTTCGACCCTAGATCAGCCCTTTTCGAACTCGCCGACGTTCACGTCGTCA includes:
- the moxG gene encoding cytochrome c(L), periplasmic, with the protein product MKFAVMAAGLAVFALVTSGQPTSAQETFRNTVTGEVIDVDGLAPKEGRDTPAVKKFMETGVDPYTEVVGCLPKGEEIYLESCSGCHGHVAEGKVGPGLNDSYWTYPKNTTDKGLFETIFGGANGMMGPHGQDLELDDHLKLIAWIRHVQKDDVKDADWLTPEQKKAFKPFKIEEWEKTGRAAALKQQCKISGN
- a CDS encoding methanol dehydrogenase produces the protein MKTISLPLIAGAIVAIAGLAGATAPAALAYDGQHCKASGNCWEPKPGFPDKVAGTKYDPKHDPKELAKQSTALKAQEERNKLRADNFKKTGKWVYDVSKIQ
- the moxJ gene encoding methanol oxidation system protein MoxJ; translated protein: MSSSIQFAAAITITAFAIFSSAPSHSDEATATPANDASVLRICAAAKELPYSATDKSGFENKIAEILAAEMGRKAEFVWSDKPAIYAVRDQLDKKLCDVVIGADTGDERVQTSRPYYRAPYVFIVRKDSPLKIESWDSPDLAKAHLIGFVQGTPAEVMMTKLDLYNDSINYVSSLTNFKDKRNSYTRIPPDRMVGEVADKTAALAVAFAPEVARYVVANDALKMVVIPDNNVRSDGERVPFHFDQSFAVRKDDKVLLTAIDAALPKAQPKIEQVLKEEGVPYVPPAPRT
- a CDS encoding MoxR family ATPase: MNSPTLDRSDIAETIEPLDLQGWRGRALDFEREIAKAVVGQERAIRLLTIAVFARGHVLLEGDVGVGKTTLLRAVARALGGAYERIEGTIDLMPSDMIYYTFLNEDGKPRVEPGPVLRHGRDLSVFFFNEINRARPQVHSLLLRLMAERSITAFNQEHVFPHLLVFADRNRIEREETFELPAAARDRFLMEVAISTPSDEKSRRELLFATRFHDVDTLIGSLKDGVLDYRRLNGLANVIQDTIVVSPALERYVLNLWKAIREPGSAGIQIPNVDISRLIAGGASPRGMSYLIRAARVEAWLSGRDMVVPEDIRDIFHECMAHRIFLTPVYELRREEIVRSLIADVFAKVPAP